One genomic segment of Candidatus Bathyarchaeota archaeon includes these proteins:
- a CDS encoding radical SAM protein, which produces EALRKVDFVAISIDSLDAAKNDYIKGVDGSWKKAVETVETLHKEGIKVAVTPTISQLNLYEILDITNHFSQKGIPLWYCLYSFDLSVDANQLFRIGKANDEFIIKDKQAMVKLCDALIEMKKKNDKILMTTRLLKALRSLYAEDKRTWSCRALQNFFIIDHLGRIAGCHSHNFAGSVFDLPKTWNSEKFSALRKTYRECSQCTYLCYIFYSLHGSPYGNLLLAKDQWKNARLLLNKKDAKPEIGK; this is translated from the coding sequence GAAGCTTTGCGCAAAGTGGATTTCGTGGCAATCTCAATAGACAGCTTGGACGCAGCGAAAAACGATTACATAAAAGGCGTTGATGGTTCGTGGAAGAAAGCGGTGGAAACCGTGGAAACCCTGCACAAGGAGGGCATAAAAGTCGCGGTCACACCCACAATTTCGCAGCTGAACCTCTACGAGATTCTGGATATCACAAACCATTTTTCTCAGAAAGGAATCCCACTGTGGTACTGCCTTTACTCGTTCGACCTTTCGGTAGACGCAAACCAGCTTTTCAGAATCGGCAAAGCAAACGACGAATTCATAATAAAAGACAAGCAGGCAATGGTTAAACTGTGCGACGCGCTTATCGAGATGAAAAAGAAAAACGACAAAATCCTCATGACCACCCGACTGCTAAAGGCGCTTAGAAGCCTCTACGCAGAGGACAAGCGAACATGGAGTTGCCGAGCACTCCAAAACTTCTTCATAATAGACCACTTGGGCAGAATCGCGGGGTGCCACAGCCACAACTTTGCAGGCTCAGTGTTTGATCTGCCAAAAACTTGGAACAGCGAGAAATTCAGCGCCCTCAGGAAAACTTACCGAGAATGCAGCCAATGCACGTATCTGTGCTACATTTTCTACTCGCTACACGGCAGCCCTTACGGAAACCTGCTACTGGCTAAAGACCAATGGAAAAACGCACGCCTATTGCTAAATAAGAAAGATGCCAAACCTGAGATAGGTAAATGA